The Orcinus orca chromosome 4, mOrcOrc1.1, whole genome shotgun sequence genome includes a region encoding these proteins:
- the QRFPR gene encoding pyroglutamylated RF-amide peptide receptor isoform X2 yields the protein MQSLNITPEQFSRLLRDHNPTRAQFIALYGLRPLVYTPQLPGRAKLAFVLTGVLIFVLALFGNALVVYVVTLSEAMRTVTNIFTCSLALSDLPISFCIPVTMLENIFNNWLGASDNDYISALLAFQLSSSFQSVPFFMGYQVIQGQVQKT from the exons ATGCAGTCGCTCAACATCACCCCGGAGCAGTTCTCCCGGCTGCTGCGGGACCACAACCCGACACGGGCGCAGTTCATCGCGCTGTATGGGCTGCGGCCGCTGGTCTACACCCCGCAGCTGCCTGGGCGCGCCAAGCTGGCCTTCGTGCTCACCGGCGTGCTCATCTTCGTCCTGGCGCTCTTTGGCAACGCGCTGGTGGTCTACGTGGTGACCCTCAGCGAGGCCATGCGCACCGTCACCAACATCTTCACCTGCTCCTTGGCGCTCAGCGACCTGCCCATCTCCTTCTGCATCCCGGTCACTATGCTCGAGAACATCTTCAACAACTGGCTGGGGG CCAGTGACAATGATTACATTTCAGCCCTCCTCGCCTTTCAACTTTCTTCAAGTTTCCAGTCTGTTCCTTTCTTCATGGGTTATCAGGTCATCCAAG gCCAAGTACAGAAGACTTAA